The genome window TTTGCCGTTTCCAATCTTGCCCGGCATCTCGACATCGATCCGGAGGCTGCGCTCAAACGCACAAACCGGAAGTTCCGCAGCCGTTTTTCCGCGATCGAACACGAAGCGGCGCAACAGGGTCGCCCCCTGGAAAGCCTGACATTGGAAGAAATGGAAGCGGCTTGGCAGGCGGCCAAACGCTTGCCCGATTGACCATGGCCGACGCGAAGCCAACGCAGGCGGCAAACGCCATCTGTGCGAATTTGGCGCCGGGAGGGTGCGCTTAGTCCGTTTCCCCCACCGGTTCGAGCCGCCCGCGAAACCGCTCCATCACTTCGCCCTTGCGCCGCTCCGCGACACGGATGCGGAAGTGACACAGCATTTCCGCGTCCTGTCTCTCCAAAACATCGGTATTGCGGTGCAGCCAGGCAACTGCCTCGCCGTCGTCTGCGGGAAGGTTCACGTCGAAGACGACGCTGCCGGACGAGAGTTCCATCTCGATGCGCGCAAGCAGGTCATCCATTCCCGCGCCCGTGTGCGCCGAGACGCTGACCGCCTCCTGCCCCGCCCCGTTGGCGTCGAGAAGTCCGTCCCGCCGTTCAGCCGGCAGGAGATCGATCTTGTTCCAGACCTCGAGGATATTGACCTCCCGGTCTTCTCCCAACCCGAGTAATTCCAGCGTGGTCGTCACGTCCGCAGCCTGGGCCTGGGTGTCCTCATGCGAGATGTCGCGCACATGCAATACCAAATCCGCTTCGGTGACTTCCTCCAGCGTCGCTCGGAAGGCCGCGATCAGATGGGTCGGCAGGTCCGAGATAAAACCGACTGTATCGGAGAGAATGATTTCGCGGCCGTGCGGAAGCGCGACCCGGCGCAAGGTCGGGTCCAGCGTTGCGAACAACAGATCCTTGGCGAAGACATCCGAGCGCGTCAACCGGTTGAAGAGCGTTGATTTGCCCGCGTTCGTATAGCCGACAAGCGCAACGACGGGCTGCGGCACCTTCTTGCGCTTGGCGCGG of Stappia sp. ES.058 contains these proteins:
- the hflX gene encoding GTPase HflX, producing MKTQERPKTDRKTEIASDHAFDDPRGTSGARAAVVVPVLTHRGESGVAKRRSPEARLEEAIGLAAAIELEIVSSGIVNIATPKPGMLFGSGKVEELATIVEVEEIELLIVDHPLTPIQQRNLEKALKCKVLDRTGLILEIFGARASTAEGTLQVELAHLKWQKSRLVRSWTHLERQRGGLGFIGGPGETQIEADRRLIQERITRLERELAQVSRTRELHRAKRKKVPQPVVALVGYTNAGKSTLFNRLTRSDVFAKDLLFATLDPTLRRVALPHGREIILSDTVGFISDLPTHLIAAFRATLEEVTEADLVLHVRDISHEDTQAQAADVTTTLELLGLGEDREVNILEVWNKIDLLPAERRDGLLDANGAGQEAVSVSAHTGAGMDDLLARIEMELSSGSVVFDVNLPADDGEAVAWLHRNTDVLERQDAEMLCHFRIRVAERRKGEVMERFRGRLEPVGETD